In a genomic window of Candidatus Hydrogenedentota bacterium:
- a CDS encoding GDP-mannose 4,6-dehydratase: MKKIALITGITGQDGSYLAEFLLAKGYEVHGIKRRASSFNTQRIDHIYQDPHTPNP; the protein is encoded by the coding sequence ATGAAGAAGATCGCCCTCATCACCGGCATCACTGGCCAGGACGGCTCCTACCTCGCCGAATTCCTGCTCGCCAAAGGCTACGAAGTCCACGGGATCAAGCGCCGCGCCTCGAGCTTCAATACCCAGCGCATCGACCACATCTACCAGGATCCGCACACCCCCAACCCG